The sequence GGTTTATGACCAATCAATAATTGGAGTGAGCCATGAGTGATAATCTGTTAACGATGGATGAAGTATGCAAACTGTTAGATAAGAGTCCGGCAACCATTAAACGCTATGCGCGGGAAAACTTGCTTAGCAGTGTCAAAGAGGGTGAGGAATTACGATTCCCCGAAGATGAGGTCAAGCGCTACTTAGCCTTTTCGCAGCGCTTAGGAAAATAAGTCGTCGTAAATGCCTATTGATGATTCATCCCCAAATGGACTTGGGATGCATCCCCAGCAAAGCGATTATTGTTGTAAAGCCTGCTGTAATTGCCTGTAGGATAAAAACTCCCGCTGCGACTCATTGAGGCCAAGTTCCGCCGCTAAAGCGACGAGCTGTGCCTCATACACCGGCAGCATGGCCTCATCATCGGTCATTATCGCCAGTTCAGCAAAGTCACCCAATCCTTCAAGCCTGTCTAAAGTTAAGTGAAATTGCCCTAAAAAATACACGCTGCGCCGCTTTTTAATCTCAAGCACACATTGATAACCTAAAGTACGGAGCATACTTTTAGCTTTATTGGCATCAGTGATATTGACCGCTTCACAGCGATCTTTCTCGGGTCCTTTTACGATCCAAAGTCGGATCCCTGACGGTTGCATCTCACGAATGCACAGGCTTTTATGCTGCGCCGCTAACGACGCCGAGGGCGAATCAAAATAGCAGTCATGCTCAAGGTTATCCTCCAGCATTACCTCCGGTGATTTAGCGCTTAGGCGTGCCCAAAAAGCCTCACGGTCTGCGAGCCGATATTTAAGCTCCACCTCAAACTTACCGTTAAAATGGGCGTTAATTTGCGGTGCAAGCTCTGCAGGCATTAAGTTATTCATCAACAATCTCCATTTTTACAGCCTAGCTCAACCTAACCGACGATAGAGCGCCTGATACGCGGCGCACTCCTTGAGCAGACTTTGATGATTTCCCGATGCCATGATTTTGCCCTCAGCCATAAGGTGGATTTGATCCATCTTTGCCATCGCAGTTAAACGGTGGCTAATCATGAGTAGAGTTTTATCTTTAGCAAATTCAAATAATAAGCTTAAAATTTCACGCTCGGTACGTTTATCTAAGCCTTC comes from Shewanella oneidensis MR-1 and encodes:
- a CDS encoding helix-turn-helix domain-containing protein, whose amino-acid sequence is MSDNLLTMDEVCKLLDKSPATIKRYARENLLSSVKEGEELRFPEDEVKRYLAFSQRLGK
- the cyaB gene encoding class IV adenylate cyclase, with the translated sequence MNNLMPAELAPQINAHFNGKFEVELKYRLADREAFWARLSAKSPEVMLEDNLEHDCYFDSPSASLAAQHKSLCIREMQPSGIRLWIVKGPEKDRCEAVNITDANKAKSMLRTLGYQCVLEIKKRRSVYFLGQFHLTLDRLEGLGDFAELAIMTDDEAMLPVYEAQLVALAAELGLNESQREFLSYRQLQQALQQ